In one Echinicola marina genomic region, the following are encoded:
- a CDS encoding IS4 family transposase translates to MNFVFDPGNIHSLARKSGFLVRKSKLDGFQFLFSLVFAYHRGDHFSLLDMVSYLFKDFGIKITKQSLHDRFSSKAVGFLKSCLDNLLSQRIQYPGNINILKSHFNRIRIKDSTKFALPDSFSEKYKGYRGALHNSSSMISIQYEYDFLSGQSMDLRLTNGVRNDQSDSRESTHDIQERDLFLRDLGYCTLNFLSMVNSAKAYFVCRLAPKTNIYPCTTSKDPIDVKDYLKKLKKHQLHHMEVEVFLGKKERIPARAVISLADTATYEKRLRKTSKQARSTGNRVSTAFKIRAQLNIMVTNVPRRFLGAENIRTVYSLRWQIELLFKVWKSQATINEFTTGKIERFECQLYGKLIWIILNMNIFNWLQQRIYKHKKVLCSVWKYFKHIKNLSDQLMEAIKVPRKIINFMEKLAEIAPKILLLERKKGKLSLNQAVNSLA, encoded by the coding sequence ATCAATTTTGTATTTGATCCCGGCAACATTCATTCCCTGGCCAGAAAGAGTGGCTTTCTGGTAAGGAAATCCAAGCTTGACGGTTTTCAATTTCTTTTCAGTTTGGTCTTTGCTTATCATAGGGGCGACCATTTCAGTCTTTTGGACATGGTATCCTATCTTTTCAAGGATTTTGGGATTAAAATCACTAAACAGTCACTTCATGACCGCTTCAGCAGCAAAGCGGTGGGATTCCTGAAAAGCTGCCTGGATAATCTTTTGTCCCAAAGAATCCAATATCCGGGAAACATAAATATTCTTAAGAGCCATTTCAACAGGATCAGGATAAAGGATTCCACAAAATTTGCCCTTCCCGATTCGTTTTCCGAAAAATACAAAGGATATCGAGGGGCCCTCCACAACTCCTCCTCCATGATAAGCATCCAATACGAATATGATTTTCTCAGCGGACAGAGCATGGACCTCAGGCTTACAAACGGGGTCAGGAATGACCAGTCGGATTCCAGGGAATCCACCCATGATATCCAGGAGAGAGACCTTTTCCTGAGAGACCTCGGCTATTGCACACTGAACTTCCTTTCCATGGTAAATTCAGCAAAGGCCTATTTTGTCTGCAGACTGGCCCCGAAAACCAATATCTACCCCTGTACAACATCCAAAGACCCTATTGATGTCAAGGACTACCTGAAAAAACTGAAGAAGCACCAGTTGCACCACATGGAAGTAGAGGTCTTCCTGGGCAAAAAGGAGAGAATACCGGCCCGGGCAGTAATCTCTTTGGCCGATACTGCCACTTATGAAAAAAGGCTTCGCAAAACATCCAAACAGGCCCGGTCAACCGGAAACAGGGTTTCAACTGCTTTCAAAATAAGGGCACAGCTAAACATAATGGTTACCAATGTGCCCCGGAGGTTTCTGGGTGCGGAAAATATAAGAACGGTATATTCCCTCAGATGGCAGATAGAGCTGTTGTTCAAAGTATGGAAGTCACAGGCAACAATCAACGAGTTCACAACAGGTAAGATAGAAAGGTTTGAGTGCCAGCTATATGGAAAACTCATCTGGATCATTCTTAATATGAATATATTCAATTGGTTGCAGCAAAGGATCTATAAACACAAAAAAGTCCTGTGTAGCGTATGGAAATATTTTAAGCATATTAAAAACCTATCAGACCAATTGATGGAAGCTATAAAGGTGCCCCGCAAAATCATTAATTTTATGGAAAAGCTGGCTGAAATAGCACCAAAGATATTGTTGCTGGAGAGAAAGAAAGGAAAACTATCTTTAAATCAAGCGGTTAATTCCTTAGCCTGA
- a CDS encoding YoaK family protein yields the protein MAFSAGMVNVISVIIFFAFTSNVTGHYAVLAEEIAKGNWYQAGVVASWILLFFFGGFIANIIIINFNKTHTYLAHSIPIILEIICLLIVGSYIQFYYKESLVETEILVGLMLFAMGIQNGLTASISNSAVKTTHLTGLTTDLGMLFSMFTKKEYRAKKELRAKAKVQLAIMFSYLLGGVSAGLIYLNIAYNVFYIVSLFLIIVIAYDFYRLRVAKYVSANQPFLRIHYYGRNKKRKNKSGELQKV from the coding sequence ATGGCCTTTTCGGCAGGGATGGTGAATGTGATTTCTGTGATTATCTTTTTTGCATTTACTTCCAATGTAACCGGACATTATGCGGTATTGGCAGAAGAGATCGCCAAAGGCAACTGGTATCAAGCCGGTGTGGTGGCCTCATGGATTTTACTGTTCTTTTTTGGAGGGTTTATAGCCAATATCATCATTATCAATTTTAATAAAACACACACTTATCTGGCCCATTCCATACCTATTATTTTGGAAATTATTTGTTTGTTGATAGTAGGGAGTTATATACAGTTTTATTATAAGGAAAGCTTGGTGGAGACGGAAATATTGGTTGGCTTGATGCTCTTTGCCATGGGAATACAAAACGGCCTGACGGCGAGTATTTCCAATTCAGCCGTGAAAACTACCCATTTGACAGGCCTGACCACTGACCTAGGGATGTTGTTTTCTATGTTTACCAAAAAAGAATATCGTGCAAAGAAAGAGTTGAGGGCAAAGGCAAAAGTGCAATTGGCCATTATGTTTTCCTATCTTTTGGGAGGAGTATCGGCCGGTTTGATCTATTTGAATATCGCTTATAATGTGTTTTACATTGTTAGTCTATTTTTGATTATTGTTATTGCATATGATTTTTATAGACTTCGGGTGGCCAAGTATGTGAGCGCGAATCAACCCTTTTTAAGAATTCATTACTATGGTAGAAATAAGAAACGAAAGAATAAAAGTGGAGAATTGCAAAAGGTTTGA
- a CDS encoding FadR/GntR family transcriptional regulator, with the protein MFQQIGKKKSLSQQVVDEITRSIRDGEYMPGQQIPTENTLCEIFNVSRTAIREAIKVLTARGMVEVRKGSGAFVTEVSVQNAAEILNMFFELSSDADLILQTIETRQLLEPQIAREAAEKREESHVRLLEKNMQSMQQCPLASKKKEADLDNEFHRILLNITGNKVLELLLSPVFSLMPKFKVNVFAKPEEGDLATEKNHMLQHHGNILKAIKEQDPDAAEMAMRDHLKDTWTNYHRSLKTSLPRKEIE; encoded by the coding sequence ATGTTTCAGCAGATAGGGAAGAAGAAGTCCTTGAGTCAGCAAGTGGTAGATGAGATCACCCGTTCTATTCGGGATGGCGAGTATATGCCCGGCCAGCAAATCCCGACTGAAAATACCCTTTGTGAAATTTTCAATGTGAGCCGTACAGCTATTAGGGAGGCCATCAAGGTATTGACTGCCCGAGGTATGGTAGAAGTGAGAAAGGGCAGTGGGGCTTTTGTGACAGAGGTGAGTGTGCAAAATGCTGCAGAAATCTTGAATATGTTTTTTGAGCTATCCTCAGATGCTGACCTGATCCTACAGACCATTGAAACCAGACAGCTATTAGAACCTCAGATAGCTCGGGAAGCAGCGGAAAAGAGAGAAGAAAGCCATGTGCGTTTGTTGGAGAAAAACATGCAGTCTATGCAGCAATGCCCTCTGGCTAGTAAAAAAAAGGAAGCAGATTTGGACAATGAATTTCATAGGATTTTGCTGAATATCACGGGAAATAAAGTACTTGAATTACTACTGAGTCCAGTGTTTAGCCTGATGCCCAAATTCAAAGTGAATGTTTTTGCCAAGCCTGAAGAAGGAGATTTGGCAACAGAAAAGAACCATATGCTTCAGCACCATGGAAATATACTGAAAGCCATCAAAGAACAGGATCCTGATGCAGCTGAAATGGCCATGAGGGATCACTTGAAGGATACTTGGACCAATTATCATAGATCGTTGAAGACATCTTTACCAAGAAAGGAAATTGAATAA
- a CDS encoding bifunctional 4-hydroxy-2-oxoglutarate aldolase/2-dehydro-3-deoxy-phosphogluconate aldolase — protein MSREAIKDIILRERLMAIIRTKEPGEVSMILEGLLSGEIKVLEITSNTPGFEDLIRESRKRHPEALIGAGTIRNTSIAQKALEAGAQFLVSPNTQTELVQVAHEHHVPIVMGALTPTEVSDAVEAGADIIKLFPAANFGSNYLKAIKGPFDQVSFFAVGGIHLDNMWEWLEAGAVGLGLGAVLTDFEKDKFNKENIENRARTFVKKINTYYARP, from the coding sequence ATGAGCAGAGAAGCCATAAAAGATATTATTCTAAGGGAAAGACTAATGGCCATCATCAGGACAAAAGAACCGGGCGAAGTTTCTATGATCCTTGAAGGTTTGCTGTCAGGAGAGATTAAGGTATTGGAAATCACCTCCAACACCCCGGGATTTGAAGATTTGATCAGGGAGAGTAGAAAGCGGCACCCTGAAGCACTGATTGGAGCAGGAACAATAAGGAATACAAGCATTGCGCAAAAGGCCCTAGAGGCAGGAGCCCAATTTCTTGTTTCCCCAAATACTCAAACGGAATTGGTACAGGTCGCTCATGAACATCATGTACCTATTGTTATGGGGGCATTGACACCCACTGAGGTAAGTGACGCGGTGGAAGCAGGAGCAGATATCATCAAATTATTCCCTGCTGCGAATTTTGGCAGCAATTATTTAAAAGCAATTAAGGGACCATTTGATCAGGTGAGTTTCTTTGCTGTGGGCGGTATACACTTGGATAATATGTGGGAGTGGCTAGAAGCAGGGGCTGTAGGGCTTGGCTTGGGGGCTGTACTGACAGATTTTGAAAAGGATAAATTCAATAAGGAAAATATAGAGAACAGGGCGAGGACCTTTGTGAAAAAAATAAACACCTACTATGCAAGACCTTAA
- the dgoD gene encoding galactonate dehydratase, whose amino-acid sequence MQDLKIERIELFKVPPRWLFIKITTKSGIVGWGEPVIEGKAATVEACVKEMEQYLIGRDANEIEDIWQVLYRGGFYRGGPILMSAISGIDQALWDIKGKYLNIPVYELLGGAVRKKMKMYCWIGGDYPEVVLEQAQEKVDAGYKAVKMNATGEMDWVASMKDVKKVVDNIKLLRETFGYDLDIGLDFHGRVHKPMVKRLIDELADYEPLFIEEPVLSENNEALKHIYSYTSIPIATGERMFSRWDFKELLHQGVVDIIQPDLSHAGGISEVRRIAAMAEAYDISLAPHCPLGPVSLASALHVDWVSANAIIQESSLGIHYNRGFDLLDYVMNPEIFELKDGYIKCFDKPGLGIEMNEEKLLEGQKIGHDWANPIWRNKDGSFAEW is encoded by the coding sequence ATGCAAGACCTTAAAATTGAGCGGATAGAATTATTTAAAGTCCCACCACGCTGGCTATTTATAAAAATCACCACTAAATCGGGAATAGTGGGTTGGGGGGAACCGGTAATTGAGGGCAAGGCAGCTACCGTGGAAGCTTGTGTAAAGGAAATGGAGCAATACCTGATCGGGAGGGATGCTAATGAAATCGAAGATATCTGGCAGGTACTCTATCGTGGAGGGTTTTACCGAGGAGGTCCCATTTTAATGAGTGCCATTTCCGGGATAGATCAGGCCTTATGGGATATTAAGGGGAAATACCTCAATATCCCCGTATATGAGCTTTTGGGCGGAGCGGTTCGTAAAAAAATGAAAATGTATTGCTGGATAGGCGGTGATTATCCAGAGGTAGTTTTGGAGCAGGCTCAGGAAAAGGTAGATGCCGGCTACAAGGCTGTGAAAATGAATGCTACTGGAGAGATGGATTGGGTGGCTTCTATGAAGGATGTGAAAAAAGTGGTGGACAATATCAAACTGTTAAGGGAAACTTTCGGATATGATCTTGATATAGGTTTGGATTTTCATGGAAGGGTGCACAAACCTATGGTGAAACGATTGATAGATGAATTGGCTGATTACGAACCACTTTTTATTGAGGAACCTGTGTTGTCAGAAAATAATGAAGCCTTAAAACATATCTATTCCTATACTTCCATTCCCATTGCCACCGGGGAAAGGATGTTTTCAAGATGGGATTTTAAGGAACTATTGCATCAGGGAGTGGTGGACATTATCCAGCCGGACTTGAGTCACGCAGGCGGTATATCGGAAGTGAGGAGAATTGCCGCCATGGCAGAAGCTTATGATATTAGTTTGGCGCCACATTGTCCTTTGGGACCTGTTTCACTTGCTTCGGCCCTCCATGTAGATTGGGTGTCTGCTAATGCCATCATACAGGAAAGCAGTTTGGGTATTCATTATAACCGTGGCTTTGACCTCTTAGATTATGTGATGAATCCTGAGATCTTTGAATTGAAGGATGGTTATATCAAATGTTTCGATAAGCCCGGATTGGGTATAGAAATGAATGAGGAAAAACTGTTGGAAGGACAGAAAATAGGCCATGATTGGGCCAATCCCATTTGGCGGAATAAAGATGGTAGTTTTGCAGAATGGTGA
- a CDS encoding GntP family permease, with protein MTYLIALLISLTLLVLGIVKFKVHPFFMLLITALSYGLIAGMSTAQILDAVNNGFGDILGKIGLIILFGVTIGTILEKSGGALAIANRILKMIGKKSIHLAMMLTGYFLSIPVFADSALMMMNPLNKMLSSKAGVSFAGTTAALAMGLTASHVMVPPTPGPIAAAGILGANLGDVIIWGILVSGLSLFTCYWYATRITSKINLPVEVNITVETGEEPKLWKSILAVLIPLILILVKSVLEYPSINAGSSPWLNIFTFLGTPVIALFVGVLLALTLPKKLDEKVFSSKGWIGESLRVAAPIILITGAGGIFGKMLQNSGIAEVVTGSFSGMKWGLFFPFLLAASLKTTQGSSTVALVTTASICAPLMPALGLDDPFMQTMTVLAIGAGASVASHVNDSFFWVLTQLTGMNIKQGYQVQTAGTFIFGTTAMFLIFIITQILA; from the coding sequence ATGACCTATTTGATTGCACTTTTGATTTCCCTGACCCTTCTGGTGCTTGGAATAGTTAAGTTTAAAGTACATCCATTTTTTATGTTGCTGATTACTGCCCTGAGTTATGGCTTGATAGCAGGGATGAGCACAGCACAGATTCTTGACGCTGTTAATAATGGTTTTGGGGATATTCTTGGTAAAATTGGTTTGATCATACTTTTTGGGGTCACTATAGGTACCATTCTGGAGAAATCAGGCGGTGCTTTGGCCATTGCCAATCGAATTTTGAAAATGATCGGTAAAAAATCCATTCACCTGGCCATGATGCTCACGGGGTATTTTCTTTCCATTCCCGTGTTTGCCGACAGTGCCTTGATGATGATGAATCCCTTGAACAAAATGCTGTCTTCCAAGGCCGGCGTTTCCTTTGCTGGAACCACTGCTGCCCTTGCCATGGGGCTGACCGCTTCCCATGTGATGGTCCCGCCCACACCAGGCCCCATTGCTGCGGCGGGGATTTTGGGTGCCAATCTGGGAGATGTGATCATTTGGGGAATTTTGGTCAGCGGATTGTCCCTGTTTACCTGCTATTGGTATGCGACTAGGATTACCTCCAAAATCAATTTGCCCGTGGAAGTGAATATTACGGTTGAGACCGGTGAAGAACCAAAGCTTTGGAAATCCATCTTGGCAGTGCTGATTCCCCTTATATTGATATTGGTCAAATCCGTCTTGGAATACCCCAGCATCAATGCAGGATCATCACCATGGTTGAATATTTTTACCTTCTTGGGAACACCCGTTATCGCCTTATTTGTGGGAGTTTTATTGGCTTTGACCTTACCCAAAAAACTAGATGAAAAAGTCTTTTCATCCAAGGGCTGGATAGGCGAGTCCCTCAGGGTGGCTGCTCCTATAATATTGATCACGGGAGCTGGAGGAATATTTGGGAAAATGCTTCAAAACTCAGGTATTGCGGAAGTGGTCACAGGAAGCTTTTCTGGAATGAAATGGGGCTTGTTTTTCCCGTTTCTTTTGGCAGCCAGCCTTAAAACCACTCAAGGTTCTTCAACTGTAGCCTTGGTGACCACCGCATCCATTTGTGCCCCATTGATGCCTGCCCTGGGCTTGGACGATCCTTTTATGCAGACCATGACTGTGTTGGCCATTGGAGCAGGGGCCTCTGTGGCTTCCCATGTAAATGACAGTTTCTTCTGGGTGCTCACCCAACTTACCGGAATGAATATCAAACAAGGTTATCAGGTGCAAACCGCTGGAACCTTTATTTTTGGAACTACTGCCATGTTTTTGATCTTTATCATCACTCAAATCTTAGCCTAA
- a CDS encoding SMP-30/gluconolactonase/LRE family protein, translated as MTIKHLLFASLMLALTACQKSKKSESEVSNPLGKTEQDASPFSIEIMDEEALKIIDPNATVKVMASGFTWTEGPLWVKEGQYLLFSDIPRNKIYKMTAAGDTSTYLQPSGYTGEGKYSNEPGSNALLMDEKGALILMQHGDRQIARMRGTLAAPIPEYESLVGQYQGQRFNSPNDGAFDKNGNLYFTDPPYGLPPNFAGKELDFQGVYCLRNSGQLLLLDSLSRPNGIALSPDENKLYVAVSDEHHAVWYQYDIDGAGRVSNKQVFYDVTAIVAAGESDGLPDGMEVHSQGYLFATGPGGLWIFSPEGKPLAKIHTGRLTANCAFTTDEKQVYLTAHHDILRVDLK; from the coding sequence ATGACCATAAAACACCTATTATTTGCCTCTTTAATGCTAGCGCTGACCGCCTGTCAAAAGTCCAAAAAGTCTGAAAGTGAAGTGTCCAATCCCTTGGGAAAAACAGAGCAAGATGCCAGTCCCTTTTCCATAGAAATAATGGACGAGGAAGCCTTGAAGATCATTGATCCAAATGCTACTGTCAAAGTAATGGCCTCTGGTTTTACTTGGACTGAAGGGCCTCTATGGGTGAAGGAGGGCCAATATTTACTGTTTTCGGATATTCCGCGAAATAAAATCTATAAAATGACGGCTGCTGGCGATACCAGTACCTATTTACAGCCTTCCGGCTATACTGGAGAGGGAAAATACAGTAATGAGCCGGGCTCCAATGCCTTGCTCATGGATGAAAAAGGTGCTTTGATCTTGATGCAGCATGGGGATAGACAGATAGCCAGGATGAGGGGAACACTGGCCGCTCCGATACCTGAATATGAAAGCTTGGTAGGGCAATATCAAGGGCAGCGTTTCAATTCCCCCAATGATGGGGCGTTTGACAAAAATGGCAATTTGTACTTCACAGACCCTCCTTATGGCCTTCCTCCAAATTTTGCAGGCAAGGAACTGGATTTTCAGGGTGTTTACTGTCTGCGAAATTCAGGACAGCTGTTACTTTTGGACAGCCTGTCCAGGCCTAATGGCATAGCACTTTCTCCTGATGAAAATAAACTGTATGTAGCCGTTTCTGATGAGCATCATGCGGTATGGTACCAATATGATATTGACGGAGCTGGACGGGTAAGCAATAAGCAAGTCTTTTATGATGTTACAGCAATCGTGGCTGCTGGTGAAAGTGATGGTTTACCCGATGGTATGGAAGTCCATAGCCAGGGTTATCTATTTGCCACAGGTCCAGGAGGATTGTGGATTTTTAGCCCTGAAGGAAAACCCTTGGCCAAGATTCATACGGGCAGACTTACTGCCAATTGTGCCTTTACGACTGACGAAAAGCAAGTCTATCTTACCGCCCATCATGATATACTAAGGGTGGATTTGAAGTAA
- a CDS encoding c-type cytochrome: protein MKKIILWFSALVGLLGVLIGFVLVVGLILFLSRQGVELPRLLEQEVQEMVAVESAQEIFPLAEAEGMWQAPDWHTVEEEENAEDIKYGKELIVHTADYLGPKGKVMTISNGLNCQNCHLQGGTVPLGNNYGAVASTYPKVRARSGKSTDIADRINGCFERSMNGQALDKESKEMKAMVAYLKWLGKEVPKGEKPQGAGIYPLEFMDRAADPIKGKAVYAQNCQSCHQADGQGMFDQAEREYIYPPLWGAHSYNKGAGLYRLSRFAGFVKVNMPLGATFENPLLTDEEAWDVAAYVNSLERPEKDLSGDWPDKTKKPIDHPFGPYADGFSEEQHKFGPFKPIQLAQKSPAP, encoded by the coding sequence ATGAAAAAAATCATATTATGGTTCTCCGCTTTGGTAGGACTGTTGGGTGTATTGATAGGCTTTGTGCTGGTCGTGGGACTGATACTCTTTCTTTCCAGACAGGGGGTGGAATTGCCAAGGTTGCTAGAGCAAGAAGTACAGGAAATGGTGGCGGTGGAAAGTGCGCAGGAAATATTTCCTTTGGCTGAAGCTGAGGGAATGTGGCAAGCCCCGGACTGGCATACCGTTGAGGAGGAAGAAAATGCTGAGGATATCAAATACGGCAAGGAGTTGATCGTACATACAGCGGATTATCTCGGGCCAAAGGGAAAGGTTATGACCATCTCCAACGGGTTAAATTGCCAAAACTGTCACTTGCAGGGGGGGACAGTTCCTCTGGGCAATAACTATGGGGCAGTAGCATCCACTTATCCCAAAGTCAGGGCACGTTCTGGAAAATCTACTGATATAGCAGATCGTATCAATGGATGTTTTGAGCGGAGCATGAATGGGCAGGCCTTGGATAAGGAATCCAAAGAGATGAAGGCAATGGTAGCTTATTTGAAATGGTTGGGAAAGGAAGTGCCGAAAGGTGAAAAGCCACAAGGTGCAGGGATCTATCCTCTGGAATTTATGGACCGAGCAGCAGATCCTATCAAGGGCAAGGCTGTCTATGCCCAAAATTGTCAAAGTTGTCACCAAGCAGATGGGCAGGGAATGTTTGATCAGGCCGAGAGGGAATATATTTATCCGCCACTTTGGGGAGCGCACAGCTATAATAAAGGGGCAGGGCTCTATAGGCTTTCTCGTTTTGCAGGCTTTGTAAAGGTCAATATGCCTTTGGGAGCAACTTTTGAAAATCCACTGTTGACCGATGAGGAGGCTTGGGATGTGGCTGCTTATGTGAATAGTCTGGAGCGTCCTGAGAAGGATTTATCTGGAGATTGGCCGGACAAGACCAAGAAACCCATAGACCATCCTTTTGGTCCATATGCAGATGGGTTTTCCGAAGAGCAACATAAGTTCGGACCTTTTAAACCTATTCAATTGGCCCAAAAATCCCCTGCACCATGA
- a CDS encoding response regulator transcription factor: MKILVIEDEAQLLSNIKISLEKENFLVETASDFLSATDKIFIYEYDCILLDIMLPNGNGLSILSALKQAGKSENVIIISAKDSLDDKLKGLELGADDYLTKPFHLAELTARVKAVLRRQKLNGKNTLEMANIVLDLHERTFMVNQQNIALNRKEFDMLNYFLLNKNRLVTKSALAEHVWGDHSDEADNFDFVYYQIKNLRKKLQQAEANIEIESIYGIGYKLIET; encoded by the coding sequence GTGAAAATATTAGTAATCGAAGACGAAGCTCAGTTACTTAGTAACATTAAAATATCCCTTGAAAAAGAGAATTTTCTGGTGGAAACAGCTTCAGATTTTTTGAGTGCTACTGATAAGATTTTTATTTATGAGTACGACTGCATTTTGCTGGATATAATGCTTCCAAATGGCAACGGCCTTAGCATCTTATCGGCTCTCAAGCAGGCAGGCAAAAGTGAAAATGTCATTATTATCTCAGCCAAAGATTCCTTGGATGATAAGCTCAAGGGGCTTGAACTTGGTGCAGATGATTACCTTACCAAGCCCTTTCATCTGGCAGAACTTACCGCAAGGGTAAAAGCGGTATTGAGAAGACAAAAACTGAACGGCAAAAATACGCTTGAAATGGCCAATATAGTTTTGGACCTCCATGAGCGTACATTTATGGTCAACCAGCAAAATATTGCTCTCAACAGGAAAGAGTTTGATATGCTCAATTACTTTTTGCTCAACAAAAACCGCTTGGTCACCAAATCTGCCTTGGCAGAGCATGTTTGGGGGGATCATTCGGATGAGGCAGACAATTTTGACTTTGTTTATTATCAGATAAAAAACCTGCGGAAAAAACTACAACAGGCTGAGGCGAATATAGAAATTGAATCCATATACGGCATTGGGTACAAATTAATTGAAACATGA
- a CDS encoding sensor histidine kinase, whose product MKLLNQSIKYVSISILGIVTVWAVIFYFNMLNEIKSSIDEGLENYKRLIIQNAAQDATILNKSYFDESFFAIRKIDKEEALSLKDQYLDTELYMQDADDELPEIEPVRMLITAFELKGEYYELKVANSMVEEDDLIKELLDDALWLYLSLIIGIVLINNFVLKKLWRPFYDFLDQLKKYRLGKTAILPQSKTKTKEFTDLQIAVNALLQHSTEIYEQQKQFIGNASHELQTPLAIATNKLELLIENGKLNNEQAESIAEVMGIIERLVRLNKSLLLLSKIENKQFLDNQTVSFNDLVHKIIHNLEDMAAFKGVEIMVNDSASLAIVMDVSLAEVIISNLLKNAIFHNKPKGKVFVEIASNSIEISNTGNHQELDEKLIFTRFYKPKATSAGTGLGLAIVKAIADLYDFEVSYSFDQGLHAFQIVFYRA is encoded by the coding sequence ATGAAATTACTCAACCAATCCATTAAATATGTGTCTATTTCCATTTTAGGGATTGTGACTGTTTGGGCAGTGATTTTTTATTTCAATATGCTCAATGAAATAAAGAGCAGTATTGATGAGGGACTTGAAAACTACAAAAGACTTATTATTCAAAATGCTGCGCAAGATGCCACAATTTTGAACAAAAGTTATTTTGATGAGAGTTTTTTTGCCATTCGTAAGATCGATAAAGAAGAAGCCCTTTCTCTAAAAGACCAATATTTGGATACGGAACTTTATATGCAGGATGCTGATGATGAACTTCCTGAAATAGAGCCGGTGAGAATGCTTATCACGGCTTTTGAACTTAAGGGAGAGTATTATGAGCTAAAAGTAGCCAATTCCATGGTCGAAGAGGACGATTTGATCAAAGAACTGCTTGACGATGCTCTTTGGTTATACTTGAGTTTGATCATAGGCATTGTGCTGATCAACAATTTTGTGTTAAAAAAACTATGGAGGCCTTTTTATGATTTTTTGGATCAATTGAAAAAGTACCGTTTGGGAAAAACAGCCATTCTTCCCCAGTCAAAGACCAAAACAAAAGAATTTACCGATCTACAGATTGCGGTTAATGCGCTACTACAGCATAGCACAGAAATCTACGAACAGCAAAAGCAATTTATAGGAAATGCTTCCCATGAGTTACAAACACCTTTGGCCATTGCTACCAACAAATTGGAGCTGCTCATCGAAAACGGAAAACTCAATAATGAACAGGCTGAAAGTATAGCAGAAGTTATGGGCATCATTGAGCGATTGGTGCGTTTGAATAAATCTTTGTTGCTGTTAAGCAAAATTGAAAACAAGCAGTTTCTGGATAACCAAACCGTTTCGTTCAATGACCTTGTTCATAAAATCATTCATAATTTGGAGGATATGGCTGCTTTTAAAGGCGTGGAAATTATGGTGAATGATAGTGCTTCATTAGCAATAGTAATGGATGTTTCTCTGGCTGAAGTGATCATCTCGAATTTATTGAAAAATGCCATTTTCCATAATAAGCCAAAAGGAAAGGTGTTCGTAGAGATTGCATCAAATTCAATTGAAATTAGTAATACTGGTAATCATCAGGAGCTTGATGAAAAATTGATTTTTACGCGTTTTTATAAGCCTAAAGCCACATCCGCGGGGACTGGTCTTGGTTTGGCTATCGTAAAAGCCATTGCAGACTTGTATGATTTCGAGGTTTCCTACTCTTTTGACCAGGGCTTACATGCCTTTCAAATAGTCTTTTACAGGGCTTAA
- a CDS encoding PepSY-like domain-containing protein: MKKHVLFFFAAMTAMSSLYAQDMAQSQVPSVIVNEFNKQFRKATDVDWEKDGSFYNVDFELGWDIDHEVWFDAEGEIVRHEEDMVVGDLPEAVRERIETDFKGYSVDDLVRICDRSDVVYKVELQALMEQDWEVVIDEKGEVLNKIAD, encoded by the coding sequence ATGAAAAAGCATGTTTTATTTTTCTTCGCAGCAATGACTGCCATGTCAAGCTTATATGCGCAAGATATGGCCCAAAGCCAAGTGCCGTCAGTTATTGTCAATGAATTCAATAAACAATTTCGCAAAGCAACAGATGTGGATTGGGAAAAGGACGGAAGTTTTTACAATGTTGATTTTGAGCTGGGGTGGGATATAGACCATGAAGTTTGGTTTGATGCTGAGGGGGAAATAGTCAGGCACGAGGAAGATATGGTTGTTGGGGATTTGCCGGAAGCTGTAAGAGAGCGAATTGAAACAGATTTTAAAGGCTATTCAGTGGATGATTTGGTGCGAATATGTGATCGGAGTGATGTGGTTTATAAAGTGGAACTTCAGGCACTTATGGAGCAGGATTGGGAAGTTGTTATTGATGAAAAAGGAGAGGTATTGAATAAAATAGCTGACTGA